One region of Synechococcus elongatus PCC 11801 genomic DNA includes:
- the purE gene encoding 5-(carboxyamino)imidazole ribonucleotide mutase: MTSSVPASPAASSQPAVGIIMGSDSDLPTMQAAIAICQQFDIAHEVEIVSAHRTPLRMVEYAQTAHQRGLKVIIAGAGGAAHLPGMVAALTPLPVIGVPVQTRTLQGVDSLYSIVQMPAGIPVATVAIGNATNAGLLAVQMLASHNPDLLQAVQDYRQTLEQMVQDKQARLSAIGVESYLEQTEGRH, encoded by the coding sequence ATGACCTCTTCTGTTCCTGCTTCACCCGCTGCATCTTCTCAGCCTGCTGTCGGCATCATCATGGGCAGCGATTCCGATTTGCCCACCATGCAGGCCGCGATCGCCATTTGCCAGCAATTTGACATTGCCCACGAGGTTGAAATTGTCTCAGCCCACCGCACTCCTCTCCGAATGGTCGAGTATGCCCAAACGGCTCATCAACGCGGCTTGAAAGTGATCATTGCGGGAGCCGGTGGCGCTGCGCATCTGCCGGGAATGGTCGCGGCGCTGACTCCCCTGCCTGTCATTGGAGTTCCGGTTCAGACCCGAACCCTGCAGGGTGTGGACTCGCTCTACTCAATCGTGCAGATGCCTGCTGGGATTCCGGTCGCAACGGTTGCGATCGGCAATGCCACCAATGCCGGGCTTTTAGCTGTCCAAATGCTCGCCAGTCACAATCCTGATCTACTACAAGCCGTGCAAGACTATCGCCAGACCTTGGAGCAAATGGTGCAGGACAAGCAAGCCCGCCTAAGTGCGATCGGTGTGGAGTCCTACCTCGAACAGACTGAGGGTCGCCACTAG
- the nagA gene encoding N-acetylglucosamine-6-phosphate deacetylase has product MTAAPTLLTNIRVPGCAEVQRLWLDAAGIVQSIEPMSQTFDRLPPPQLRMIDLQGDWLSLGGVDLQINGALGLAFPDVQANDRDRLVAICRLLWEQGVDAFTPTLVTSSIAQLRQAIEAIADFMAQPLQPRHAKVLGLHLEGPCLAESKRGAHPQEYLQPLTVEVLSEICGDRLAQIRIVTLAPELDPTGEAIAWLRQQGVIVSLGHTQATAEQAQAAFEQGATMVTHAFNAMPPLHHRQPGLLGAALTTDTVAAGVIADGQHIDPIMLKLLLRAGEGDRRLFLVSDALAPLGLPDGRYPWDERQITVTDGTCRLDDGTLAGTTLQLLAGVQNLVRWQICTPETAIALATLAPLRALGVDWSDPRLLYLSRPVCQLLRWHQAETGELTWQRLCENDELPTPASI; this is encoded by the coding sequence ATGACCGCTGCTCCTACCCTGCTGACGAATATTCGCGTTCCGGGCTGTGCAGAGGTTCAGCGCCTTTGGCTTGATGCTGCCGGTATTGTGCAGTCGATTGAGCCGATGTCGCAAACCTTCGATCGCCTGCCGCCGCCACAACTGCGGATGATTGATTTGCAGGGCGACTGGCTATCTTTGGGCGGTGTCGATCTTCAGATCAATGGTGCTTTGGGGTTAGCTTTTCCCGATGTGCAAGCCAACGATCGCGATCGCCTTGTAGCGATTTGTCGCTTGCTCTGGGAACAGGGCGTCGATGCCTTTACGCCGACCTTAGTGACAAGTTCGATCGCGCAGTTACGGCAGGCCATTGAGGCAATCGCGGACTTCATGGCACAGCCCTTGCAACCGCGCCACGCCAAGGTTTTGGGGTTGCATCTAGAGGGGCCTTGCCTCGCAGAATCGAAGCGTGGGGCTCACCCGCAGGAGTATTTGCAACCGCTAACTGTCGAAGTCCTCTCGGAGATCTGTGGCGATCGCTTGGCGCAGATTCGAATTGTCACCCTCGCGCCGGAACTCGACCCCACGGGAGAAGCGATCGCTTGGTTACGCCAGCAGGGTGTGATTGTCAGCTTGGGGCACACCCAAGCCACAGCAGAGCAAGCACAAGCGGCATTTGAGCAGGGTGCCACGATGGTGACCCACGCCTTCAACGCCATGCCGCCGTTGCATCACCGTCAGCCGGGACTCTTGGGTGCAGCACTGACCACAGATACCGTTGCTGCCGGGGTGATTGCCGATGGTCAGCACATCGACCCGATCATGCTGAAGCTCCTGTTGCGGGCTGGTGAGGGCGATCGCCGCCTATTTCTCGTCAGTGATGCCCTAGCTCCCTTGGGGTTGCCCGATGGTCGCTATCCCTGGGATGAACGCCAGATTACGGTGACTGATGGCACCTGTCGACTGGATGATGGCACCTTGGCGGGTACAACCCTGCAGCTACTGGCAGGCGTTCAGAACCTGGTGCGTTGGCAAATTTGCACACCAGAAACCGCGATCGCGTTAGCGACCCTAGCGCCCCTGCGCGCCTTAGGGGTCGATTGGTCGGATCCGCGTCTGCTCTACTTGTCTCGCCCCGTCTGTCAGCTGCTGCGCTGGCACCAGGCCGAAACGGGTGAACTAACTTGGCAGCGGCTGTGCGAAAACGACGAATTACCTACGCCTGCGTCGATCTAG
- the bchM gene encoding magnesium protoporphyrin IX methyltransferase — protein MTALDDKTIVRDYFNATGFDRWSRIYGDGEVNFVQKNIRIGHQRTVDTVLAWFEADGNVSDRSFCDAGCGVGSLSLPLAARGAKSVFASDISAKMVEEARDRASQSLGDASNLRLEVSDLASLTGRYDTVICLDVLIHYPETEAAEMLSHLCSLAEQRVLVSFAPKSPVLNVLKRIGQFFPGASKTTRAYQHSETAIAAALAANGFQVQRRAFNKAPFYFSLLLEAVRTA, from the coding sequence ATGACAGCCCTCGACGACAAGACTATCGTTCGTGACTATTTCAACGCCACGGGCTTCGATCGCTGGAGCCGCATCTACGGCGATGGCGAGGTCAACTTCGTTCAAAAAAACATCCGCATCGGCCATCAGCGCACCGTTGATACGGTCCTCGCTTGGTTTGAAGCCGACGGCAATGTGAGCGATCGCAGTTTTTGTGATGCAGGCTGCGGGGTAGGGAGCTTGAGCTTGCCCTTGGCAGCGCGCGGTGCCAAGTCTGTGTTTGCTAGTGACATCTCGGCCAAGATGGTCGAGGAAGCGCGCGATCGCGCCAGCCAAAGCCTAGGCGACGCTAGCAACCTGCGGCTGGAAGTTTCGGATTTAGCTTCTCTCACAGGTCGTTACGACACAGTCATCTGTCTCGATGTTCTGATTCACTACCCCGAAACGGAAGCCGCTGAGATGCTCAGCCATCTGTGTAGCCTGGCGGAACAACGGGTTTTGGTCAGCTTCGCGCCGAAATCACCCGTCTTGAATGTGCTGAAGCGCATCGGACAGTTCTTCCCCGGTGCCAGCAAAACCACGCGGGCTTACCAACACAGCGAAACCGCGATCGCAGCAGCCCTTGCAGCCAATGGCTTCCAAGTGCAACGCCGCGCCTTCAATAAAGCGCCGTTCTATTTCTCGCTGCTGCTCGAAGCCGTTCGTACAGCATAG
- a CDS encoding sodium-dependent bicarbonate transport family permease — MDFLSNFLMDFVKQLQSPTLSFLIGGMVIAALGSQLQIPESICKIIVFMLLIKIGLTGGIAIRNSNLTEMILPAIFSVAVGILIVFIARYTLARLPKVKTVDAIATGGLFGAVSGSTMAAALTLLEEQKIPYEAWAGALYPFMDIPALVTAIVVANIYLNKKKRKEATYAVAQESFSKQPVAAGDYSDQSDYPTSRQEYFSKQQGSGNNRVKIWPIVEESLQGPALSAMLLGVALGLFARPESVYENFYDPLFRGLLSILMLVMGMEAWSRIGELRKVAQWYVVYSIIAPIVHGFIAFGLGMIAHYATGFSMGGVVVLAVIAASSSDISGPPTLRAGIPSANPSAYIGASTAIGTPVAIGLCIPLFLGLAQTIGG, encoded by the coding sequence GTGGATTTTCTGTCCAATTTTTTGATGGACTTCGTTAAGCAGCTGCAGTCGCCAACACTCAGTTTTCTGATTGGTGGGATGGTCATTGCTGCCCTGGGTAGCCAGCTGCAAATTCCGGAGTCGATCTGTAAGATCATCGTCTTCATGCTGCTGATCAAAATCGGTCTGACTGGTGGCATAGCTATCCGCAATTCCAACCTGACAGAGATGATATTGCCTGCCATATTTTCTGTGGCAGTTGGCATTCTCATCGTCTTCATCGCCCGCTACACCTTGGCCAGACTTCCAAAAGTCAAAACGGTCGATGCGATCGCGACAGGAGGGCTATTTGGTGCTGTCAGTGGCTCGACGATGGCTGCGGCACTGACACTCCTTGAAGAGCAAAAAATTCCCTATGAAGCGTGGGCTGGCGCACTTTATCCTTTCATGGATATTCCTGCGCTCGTGACTGCGATTGTGGTCGCCAATATTTATCTCAATAAGAAAAAACGCAAAGAAGCAACCTATGCCGTGGCGCAGGAGTCTTTCAGCAAACAACCTGTTGCAGCAGGCGATTACTCGGATCAGTCAGATTACCCCACCAGCCGGCAAGAGTATTTCAGCAAGCAGCAAGGGTCTGGCAATAACCGAGTCAAGATCTGGCCGATCGTGGAAGAAAGCCTCCAAGGTCCTGCCCTCTCAGCAATGTTGCTCGGCGTAGCACTGGGTCTTTTCGCTCGACCGGAAAGTGTCTACGAAAACTTCTACGATCCCCTCTTCCGCGGCCTGCTTTCCATCTTGATGCTGGTCATGGGGATGGAGGCTTGGTCACGGATTGGTGAACTGCGCAAAGTAGCTCAGTGGTACGTCGTCTACAGCATAATCGCTCCGATTGTGCACGGGTTCATTGCCTTCGGTCTCGGCATGATTGCCCACTACGCTACGGGCTTCAGTATGGGCGGTGTCGTGGTTCTAGCCGTTATCGCGGCTTCTAGCTCAGACATCTCAGGCCCCCCGACTTTGCGCGCTGGTATTCCCTCCGCTAACCCCTCTGCCTATATCGGTGCTTCGACTGCAATCGGGACACCCGTTGCAATCGGGTTGTGTATCCCGCTCTTCCTTGGGCTTGCTCAAACTATCGGCGGCTAA
- a CDS encoding P-II family nitrogen regulator: MTQKACKLIIVTEKVLQKKITQIIDDAGATGYTVVSAGGKGSRNVRSSGQPTVSDTYSNIKIEVLTVDRELALKIADEVAEKFFDDYSGISYLSDAEVLHAHRF, from the coding sequence ATGACTCAGAAAGCATGCAAGCTGATCATCGTGACTGAAAAGGTGCTGCAGAAGAAGATCACTCAGATCATTGATGATGCTGGGGCGACTGGTTACACGGTGGTCTCTGCTGGTGGGAAAGGCAGTCGCAACGTGCGTTCGTCAGGGCAACCCACGGTGAGCGACACCTATTCAAATATCAAGATCGAGGTTCTGACGGTTGATCGAGAGCTGGCGCTCAAGATTGCGGATGAAGTTGCCGAGAAGTTTTTCGATGATTACTCTGGCATCTCTTATCTCTCGGATGCAGAAGTCCTGCACGCGCACAGATTCTAA
- a CDS encoding HNH endonuclease, with protein sequence MPAAPQDLGPCPLCDRPLWKDRFVDRHHFLPRSHGGKEWLYVHQICHRKIHSLFSEQELALFYNTPDRLRSHPEVQRFLKWVRRHPPDFYDPPNHRQR encoded by the coding sequence ATGCCCGCAGCACCCCAAGACCTCGGTCCTTGCCCCCTCTGCGATCGCCCCCTATGGAAGGATCGCTTTGTCGATCGCCATCACTTTTTACCCCGCAGTCATGGCGGTAAGGAATGGCTGTATGTCCATCAAATCTGCCATCGCAAAATTCATTCGCTGTTCAGTGAACAGGAGCTAGCGCTGTTCTACAACACCCCCGATCGCCTGCGATCGCATCCGGAAGTGCAGCGTTTTCTCAAGTGGGTGCGACGCCATCCACCCGATTTCTACGATCCCCCCAATCATCGCCAGCGTTAG
- a CDS encoding TIGR03943 family putative permease subunit, whose amino-acid sequence MILRRLTSPTLLPWLDCLALVAWGLLLLVYWLRGDLNLLIHPAYQALTVFTAIAFLGMAIARGWQLKHDRSPTPALHSALLPRRLSIGLLLLVAIAGFLIPPRVFANDLARDLNLDDLTGYSRSRPQAFRNSQRPEERTITDWVRTLNVYPEPSAYVGQRVNVTGFAMHPAELPNNYLLIARFTLTCCAADAYPLGLPVRLPAGDRQAYPVDQWLSVQGVMQAETVAGKKQVVIAARQIEPINPPSNPYDS is encoded by the coding sequence ATGATTCTGCGTCGCCTCACCTCACCGACTCTGCTGCCTTGGCTCGACTGCCTCGCGCTCGTGGCTTGGGGATTGCTGCTACTGGTCTACTGGCTGCGGGGCGATCTCAACCTGCTGATTCATCCGGCCTATCAAGCCTTGACAGTCTTTACCGCGATCGCTTTTCTGGGCATGGCGATCGCCCGAGGCTGGCAACTCAAACACGATCGCAGTCCAACGCCAGCACTCCATTCCGCCCTGTTACCCCGTCGCTTGAGTATCGGCTTGCTGCTGCTGGTGGCGATCGCGGGCTTTTTAATTCCCCCGCGGGTGTTTGCCAACGACCTAGCTCGCGACCTTAATCTTGACGACTTGACTGGCTACAGCCGCAGTCGGCCGCAGGCTTTTCGGAATAGCCAACGACCAGAGGAGCGGACGATTACGGACTGGGTACGCACCCTCAACGTCTACCCAGAGCCATCGGCTTATGTGGGCCAGCGCGTCAATGTCACAGGCTTTGCCATGCATCCGGCCGAGCTCCCCAATAACTATTTATTGATTGCTCGCTTTACCTTGACCTGCTGTGCAGCGGATGCCTATCCGTTGGGGCTGCCAGTGCGTTTACCTGCTGGCGATCGCCAGGCCTACCCAGTTGATCAATGGCTTTCTGTTCAGGGTGTCATGCAAGCTGAGACGGTAGCTGGCAAGAAACAAGTGGTGATTGCAGCAAGGCAGATCGAGCCCATTAATCCCCCGAGTAATCCCTACGACAGCTAA
- a CDS encoding permease — protein sequence MTRLYNAFTLFLSLLVEALPFLLLGVLLSSLLLCFTNEKALLRILPKNPLGGAFAGSLVGFLFPACECGNVPVTRRLILQGAPPAVAMGFLLAAPVINPIVIWSTWVAFRDQPEIVVLRVVFTMIIATLVGWVFSAQKDLRPILQRRTAALLEATRQTTIEKPALLQRGTFFLGQGNQPAAAIALEQSIASDLALPAGFWPKLGLALDNTLQELRDLGGVLVLGSAVAALIQTFAPRELILGLGQGPVTSVVAMLVLGTVVSICSTVDAFFALAFASSFTSGALLAFLVLGPMVDLKGLGMLLTVFRPRAVTYLFFLTTLLTFLLCLAVNFYLN from the coding sequence ATGACCCGTCTTTACAACGCCTTTACCCTGTTCCTCAGTTTGTTGGTAGAGGCCTTACCCTTCTTGCTATTGGGGGTATTGCTGTCCAGTCTGCTGCTCTGCTTTACCAACGAAAAAGCCCTATTGCGGATTTTGCCTAAAAATCCCTTGGGGGGAGCCTTTGCAGGCAGCTTAGTTGGATTCTTGTTTCCTGCCTGTGAATGTGGAAACGTTCCCGTCACCCGCCGCCTCATTCTGCAGGGTGCACCACCGGCGGTAGCGATGGGCTTTCTGCTGGCAGCTCCTGTGATCAATCCGATTGTGATTTGGTCGACTTGGGTTGCTTTTCGTGATCAACCTGAAATCGTCGTGCTGCGAGTGGTGTTCACGATGATCATTGCGACTCTGGTCGGCTGGGTGTTTAGCGCCCAGAAAGACCTCCGTCCAATCCTGCAGCGTCGCACAGCGGCCCTCTTGGAAGCCACCAGACAGACCACTATCGAAAAACCCGCGCTGCTGCAACGAGGCACATTCTTCTTAGGTCAGGGCAATCAGCCAGCCGCCGCGATCGCCTTGGAGCAATCGATCGCCAGTGACCTAGCGCTACCTGCAGGCTTTTGGCCCAAATTGGGCCTAGCCCTCGACAACACCTTGCAGGAACTTCGGGATCTGGGTGGCGTTTTGGTACTGGGCAGTGCCGTCGCAGCCTTGATTCAAACTTTTGCTCCGCGCGAGCTGATTTTGGGTCTTGGGCAAGGCCCCGTGACCTCTGTGGTCGCGATGTTGGTCCTAGGGACGGTCGTCTCTATCTGTTCCACCGTCGATGCCTTTTTTGCGCTGGCTTTTGCCAGTAGCTTTACCAGCGGGGCACTGCTGGCCTTTTTGGTACTAGGCCCTATGGTCGACCTCAAGGGGTTGGGGATGCTGCTGACGGTGTTCCGGCCGCGGGCAGTGACCTATCTGTTCTTCCTCACGACCTTGCTAACCTTTTTGCTTTGCCTGGCCGTCAACTTCTATTTGAACTGA
- a CDS encoding protelomerase family protein, with the protein MDDQPLQEQFETIVSTICDGWEQYWNHRDVSAKKRACQYCESIVKSWIENKTDESTLKRYQSTLRNQVRHELAARGWMWRPSSLELNRSGDWEQLTPHQNVDRIPIGDEPCTWLTTYVQSLGTARDVVRTNPQLTQDVSSLADQQARIPLPPSVCQLLLGQAISTLQEFLTHQSPRLTAASLRIPHYTSSSSADPQALNPVMTMVPRLQLAYDAAIAIVILTGRRPFLEVLRDARFQPSDDGCLLIHGMHQGNDPQAKTFKIRPLGNPQLIAQAHVKVLAELTALAAWYSPRIHLDLLRQQAYPGMESSIQQYLPCLRPVLRQGFQLGSLAPIDGRIWYAQIAFQRWREATHKVMDEQTFINKVLIHDAASDPLSNLNGDRPSHRWTATDTEDLSAFLTAPV; encoded by the coding sequence ATGGATGATCAGCCACTCCAAGAACAATTTGAGACCATTGTCAGCACAATTTGTGATGGCTGGGAGCAGTATTGGAACCATCGCGATGTCAGTGCGAAGAAACGCGCTTGTCAATACTGTGAAAGCATCGTCAAAAGCTGGATTGAAAATAAGACCGACGAGTCCACGTTAAAGCGCTACCAAAGCACCCTTCGCAATCAGGTGCGGCATGAATTGGCAGCTCGCGGCTGGATGTGGCGCCCCAGCAGCCTAGAACTCAATCGTTCTGGTGATTGGGAGCAACTGACACCCCATCAGAATGTCGATCGCATTCCCATCGGGGATGAACCCTGTACATGGCTAACTACCTATGTGCAATCGCTGGGAACTGCACGAGATGTTGTACGAACGAATCCTCAACTGACGCAGGACGTTAGCTCGCTCGCAGACCAACAAGCACGCATTCCCCTGCCCCCCTCTGTTTGTCAATTACTGCTGGGTCAAGCAATTTCTACATTGCAAGAGTTTCTGACCCATCAATCACCTCGACTGACGGCAGCCTCCTTGCGCATTCCGCACTACACGAGTTCCAGCAGTGCCGATCCGCAAGCACTGAATCCCGTGATGACGATGGTGCCGAGGCTTCAGTTGGCCTATGATGCCGCGATCGCGATCGTGATTCTGACTGGACGGCGTCCTTTCCTCGAAGTGTTGCGCGATGCTCGGTTCCAACCCAGCGATGATGGCTGTCTGCTGATTCATGGCATGCACCAAGGCAACGATCCACAGGCCAAGACCTTTAAAATCCGACCGTTGGGCAATCCGCAGCTCATTGCTCAAGCCCATGTCAAAGTCCTAGCAGAACTGACAGCACTTGCCGCTTGGTACAGCCCCAGAATTCATTTGGACTTACTGAGGCAGCAAGCCTATCCCGGCATGGAATCCAGCATTCAGCAGTATTTGCCCTGTCTACGGCCTGTGCTTCGGCAAGGGTTCCAACTGGGCAGCTTGGCACCGATCGACGGGCGAATTTGGTATGCCCAGATCGCCTTCCAACGCTGGCGGGAAGCCACCCATAAAGTCATGGACGAGCAGACCTTTATCAATAAAGTCCTGATTCACGATGCCGCTTCCGATCCGCTCAGTAATCTCAACGGCGATCGCCCCAGTCACCGCTGGACTGCCACCGATACAGAGGATCTTTCAGCTTTCTTGACCGCACCAGTCTAA
- a CDS encoding M15 family metallopeptidase, which produces MSPKPWLKIAIEENREPLLPIPGDRFALINPHPYAVLGADYAERSPFWLRTSVLGRLLRAQAQLSLLKPGYQLQIFDAYRPLSVQQFMVDHTRQQLLADQGLTEENVDPAMLAAVNEQVFTFWAAPNEDPKQPPPHSTGAAVDLTIVATDGQELDMGSPIDEPSDRSYPDYFLGRSPIAHQNRELLNQVMTAAGFVRHPNEWWHFSFGDQLWAWRLQAPAALYGRYALLEA; this is translated from the coding sequence ATGTCGCCTAAGCCTTGGCTGAAGATTGCGATCGAAGAAAACCGTGAGCCGTTGCTGCCGATTCCGGGCGATCGCTTTGCTCTGATCAACCCTCATCCCTATGCAGTACTCGGTGCTGACTATGCCGAGCGATCGCCCTTTTGGCTGCGCACTTCTGTCCTCGGTCGCTTGCTGCGTGCCCAAGCCCAACTCTCACTGCTCAAGCCCGGCTATCAGCTCCAAATTTTTGATGCTTACCGACCACTGAGTGTGCAGCAGTTTATGGTCGACCACACGCGGCAACAACTGCTGGCTGACCAAGGATTGACTGAGGAAAATGTTGATCCAGCCATGTTAGCGGCGGTCAATGAGCAAGTCTTTACCTTCTGGGCTGCGCCGAATGAAGACCCCAAGCAACCACCGCCCCACAGCACTGGCGCAGCGGTTGATCTGACGATCGTGGCTACAGATGGACAGGAGCTGGATATGGGCTCTCCGATTGATGAGCCGAGCGATCGCTCCTATCCCGACTACTTTTTGGGGCGATCGCCCATTGCTCATCAGAACCGCGAATTACTGAATCAGGTGATGACAGCGGCTGGGTTTGTGCGCCATCCCAACGAATGGTGGCACTTTTCCTTCGGCGATCAGCTCTGGGCTTGGCGACTGCAAGCACCAGCAGCCCTCTATGGGCGCTATGCCTTGCTAGAAGCTTGA
- a CDS encoding NAD(P)/FAD-dependent oxidoreductase has translation MTEATEAFDIVVVGAGPAGGQCARQLAKAGRSVLLVDQIKDWTDHDFSSGGTPLETLDRFHLPDRVVGRAWSKLRVVTTQEDHTWKGDRPLGVVLDFAALRQFLAEETVAHGGTVRLGWQYRDREQLADGRWQLRFRDRSTGSDRWVTCRAVVDATGSARKVIYQPLESQPDYLRGVGIEYLIEVPDAVYQRFDDALHFYLGHHWLPKGYSWIFPMQAGRLKVGACWFQGAHRFLEPDQSLRHYIDLLLTEQVQCPDYRSIDVHGAAIDYSGDRRDRHVQGSILAIGDAVSAINFLGGEGIRHGMESADRAAQVIEAWLHGTVADFSSYERQIRRRFDRLWTLSLRLGMKKYLQDSDAKIDRIVRWCRALPTDDLMAILFDYRFQRLGRRLGRFLWLSVMTRLRLRWQRWRRSAHVA, from the coding sequence GTGACCGAAGCAACTGAGGCGTTTGACATCGTTGTGGTTGGTGCTGGGCCTGCGGGTGGGCAATGTGCCCGTCAGCTAGCGAAAGCAGGACGGAGTGTCTTGCTCGTCGACCAGATCAAAGACTGGACAGATCACGACTTTTCCAGTGGTGGCACGCCCCTCGAAACCCTCGATCGCTTTCATCTGCCCGATCGCGTCGTTGGTCGGGCTTGGTCGAAACTGCGAGTCGTGACCACCCAAGAGGATCACACTTGGAAAGGCGATCGCCCCTTGGGGGTTGTCCTAGATTTCGCTGCCCTGCGCCAGTTTCTTGCAGAAGAGACGGTTGCACATGGTGGAACTGTGCGGCTGGGCTGGCAATACCGCGACCGCGAGCAGCTAGCTGATGGACGTTGGCAGCTGCGGTTTCGCGATCGTTCAACAGGCAGTGATCGCTGGGTGACTTGTCGTGCTGTTGTCGATGCAACCGGATCCGCCCGAAAGGTCATCTATCAACCCTTGGAGTCGCAGCCAGACTACCTGCGGGGCGTGGGTATTGAGTACCTGATTGAAGTGCCGGATGCCGTCTATCAGCGCTTTGATGATGCCTTGCATTTCTACCTTGGCCATCATTGGTTGCCCAAGGGTTATAGCTGGATTTTCCCTATGCAAGCGGGACGACTAAAAGTTGGAGCTTGTTGGTTTCAGGGAGCGCACCGTTTTCTTGAACCCGACCAGTCGCTGCGGCACTACATTGACTTGCTGCTGACAGAACAGGTGCAATGTCCGGACTATCGGTCGATTGATGTGCATGGAGCCGCGATTGACTACAGCGGCGATCGCCGCGATCGCCATGTGCAAGGCTCGATTTTGGCGATCGGGGATGCGGTGTCAGCCATCAATTTTCTGGGTGGTGAAGGCATTCGCCATGGCATGGAAAGTGCCGATCGCGCTGCTCAAGTGATTGAGGCTTGGTTGCACGGGACAGTTGCTGATTTTTCCAGCTACGAGCGGCAAATTCGTCGCCGCTTCGATCGCCTTTGGACGCTCAGCCTACGACTGGGCATGAAGAAGTATCTGCAGGATTCCGACGCCAAAATCGATCGCATCGTCCGCTGGTGCCGTGCTTTGCCGACGGATGACTTGATGGCGATTCTGTTCGACTATCGCTTCCAGCGCTTAGGTCGACGACTCGGGCGCTTTCTGTGGCTTTCGGTGATGACACGGCTACGACTGCGCTGGCAGCGCTGGCGGAGGTCTGCCCATGTCGCCTAA